CCGACGGCTCCGAGCCCGAGCGCCCCGCCCCCACCGTCGAGCTCCTGCCTGCCGGGTCCGGGGGCGAGGAGACCGCCGCCGCCACCGACGGCACCGCCCGCTGGCTCGGCGGCGCCGGGCTGCTGGTCGGCGCGCTGGGCCTCGGTCTCGGCGGCGGGGCCGTCCTGGCGAACCGCCGCACCGCGAAGGAGAACCACCGATGACCCGCGCCCTGCGCGCCGTGGCCCTGACCCTGCTGTGCGGGTTCGCCCTGCTGCTCGGCACCGGCGTCGCCTCGGCCCACACCCGCCTGCTCGGCAGCGACCCCGCCGACGGCTCCAGCCTCGACGCCGGGCCCGACCGCGTCTCGCTGGAGTTCAACGAGACGATGCAGGCCGACTTCTCGACGATCACGGTCGTCGGTCCGGACGGCACGCAGTACCAGACCGGTGAGGTCACCGCCGACGGCGGCACCGTGAGCACCGCGGTGTCCCCGCTCGGGGCGGCCGGGGCCTACGAGATCGGCT
This sequence is a window from Pseudonocardia petroleophila. Protein-coding genes within it:
- a CDS encoding copper resistance CopC family protein, whose product is MTRALRAVALTLLCGFALLLGTGVASAHTRLLGSDPADGSSLDAGPDRVSLEFNETMQADFSTITVVGPDGTQYQTGEVTADGGTVSTAVSPLGAAGAYEIGYRVISEDGHPVTGSVAFTLTTDGPAAAAPVAATPSASAAAPAPAAVAAPADEGGAPVWPWIVGAVVLVGGGVGAALRFGRS